Genomic window (Gemmatimonadaceae bacterium):
GTGCGTGGGGTACTTGGCGATCAGGTCCGGACGGGTACCGTAGACCGGCTCGCGGTGCTGCGGCACCGGATCCGGGAAGTTCCAGACCACGGCACGGGCCTTGGCGTTGCCGAAGGGGTGGCAGCCATGGTTCTGCATGAACACGCGGATCATGCCGCCCGAGGGGTCGGTCTTCCAGTTCTTGCCCTCGGCCGCCTTCTGCTCGGCCTCGGTCAGCTCACCCCACCAGCCCAGCTTCTTGAGCAGGACATGGTCGAGTTCCGGATAGCCGGTGGTGATGTCGGCACCCACGGAGTGCGAACCGCTCTCGGCCAGCAGGCTCTTGCCTTCGCGCTCGACACCGAAATTGGCGCGGAAGTTGCCGCCGCCGTCCATGACGTGCTTGGACGTGTCGTACAGGTTGGGCGAGCCCGGGTGCTTGAGTTCGGGTGTGCCGTAGCAGGGCCAGGGCAGGCCGAAGTAGTCACCCGACATGTCGTAGCCGGTCTCCTTGTCGACCACCTTGCCCTTGCACTTGAGCGTCTTCACATCGAAGGCGTTCATGTGGCGCATGTGGGCCTTGAGACGCTCAGGGCTCTGACCCGTGTAGCCGATGGTCCAGACGCTGCGGTTGATCTCACGCAGGATGTCTTCGGGCACGGGCTCGTCCATGCCCTTGACCTTCTGCATCTTGTAGTTCTTGACCAGTTCCTTGTCGAAGCCCAGCCTCTGCGCCAGCTGGTACATGATCATGTGGTCGCTGCGGCTCTCCCACAGCGGCTCGATCACCTTCTCGCGCCACTGGATGGAACGGTTGGACGCCGTGCACGAACCGCTGGTCTCGAACTGCGTCGCCGCAGGCAGCAGGTAGACCGCGCGGTTGGGGTTCAGATCCTCGGGCTTGCCCGGCATGGCGGCCATGGCAGCCGTGGCCGACGGGTAGGGATCCACAACCACCAGCAGGTCCAGCTTGTCCATGGCGCGCTTCATCTCCAGACCGCGGGTCTGGGAATTCGGTGCATGGCCCCAGTAGAAGACGCCGCGCAGGTTCTGGTCCTGGTCGATCAGCTCGTTCTTCTCCAGCACGCCGTCAATCCAGCGCGAGACGGTGATGCCCGGCTTGGTCATCATCGCAGGCGAAGCGTACTGCTGCTTGATCCACTCGAAGTCCACGCCCCAGGCGTTGGCGAAGTGCTTCCACGCGCCTTCGGCGACGCCGTAGTAACCCGGCAGCGAGTCGGGGTTGGGACCGACGTCGGTCGCGCCCTGCACGTTGTCGTGGCCACGGAAGATGTTGGTGCCGCCGCCGGACTTGCCGACGTTGCCCAGCGCCAGCTGCAGAATGCAGGAGGCGCGCACCATGGCGTTACCGATGGTGTGCTGGGTCTGGCCCATGCACCAGACGATGGTACCGGGACGGCTCTCATGGAGCATCCGGGCAACCTTGATCATCTGAGCCTCGGACACACCGCAGGCCTCCTCAACAGCCGCAGGCGTCCACTTGGCCAGCACGTCCTTCTTGACGTCCTCCATGCCGTAGACGCGGTCGTTGATGTACTTCTTGTCTTCCCAGCCGTTCTTGAAGATGTGGTAGAGCAGGCCGAAGAGGAAGGGGATATCGGAGCCCGAGCGGATGCGCACGTACTCGTCGGCCTTGGCTGCGGTACGGGTGAAACGCGGGTCGACCACGATCATCTTGCAGCCGGTTTCCTTGGCATGCAGCATGTGCAGCAGGCTGACCGGGTGGGCCTCGGCGGCGTTGGAACCGATGTACAGGGCGACCTTGCTGTTCTGCATGTCGTTGTACGAGTTGGTCATCGCGCCGTAGCCCCAGGTGTTGGCCACGCCGGCCACCGTGGTGGAGTGGCAGATACGCGCCTGGTGGTCGCAGTTGTTCGTGCCCCAGAAGCTCACGAACTTGCGCATCAGGTACGCCTGCTCGTTGCTGTGCTTGGACGAGCCGATGAAGTAGACGCTGTCCGGACCGCTGGCCTTGCGCAGCTCCAGCATGCGGTCAGCGATTTCCTTGAGTGCCGTGTCCCAGCTGATGCGCTCGTACTTGCCATTGACCAGCTTCATCGGGTAGCGCAGGCGGTACTCACCGTGACCATGCTCGCGGATCGAGGCGCCCTTGGCGCAGTGCGCACCCAGGTTGATCGGCGAATCGAACACCGGCTCCTGGCGCGTCCAGACGCCGTTTTCCACCACAGCGTCGATGGCGCAGCCCACCGAGCAGTGGGTGCAGACGGTGCGCTTGACTTCGATCTTGCCGTCACCCACACCCACCTTGCTGGCGGCACGGGCCTTCTTGACGAGCGTGAGCTGCGAGGCAGCCAGACCGACACCCAGACCCAGGCCCGAGCGGCGCAGGAAGGCACGGCGGTCCATGGTGGGCAGGGCCTGAGACAGGCCACGGCGCAGGCTGTGCACAAAGGGCGAGCGGGCCGTGGCCTCGGTCGCCGGGGATTTCTTGGTGAGCAACATGTCTCTCTCCAGCTTGAGCTTTGACTTGGTGTTTAGAGGCGGGTGGTCTGGTAGTAATGCTTGACGTGTTCGGTCAGCTGGTAGCCGCCACCCTTGTTGGGCGCGGGCTTGAGCTCCTGGGCAGCCTGTTCGGCCGGCTGTGCGGCCGGCAGCAGACTGGCCACCGCGGCCACGGCACCGACCGTGCCCGCCCCTGCGAACAGGGTGCGACGCGACAATTTCCCTTGGGCTTGTTGACTCATGCTGGTCTCCTGTGACTAACGTTTATCCGTTACCAGGATAGGAACGGATATGCATAACCTCCTGCGAATTTATCAACGCGGAGTCGATTCAGCAAGCGAATCTCCTGATAAGTCCTGACCGTGTTTTCCCTCGTGGAGCACCTTAATTTAGTAATGGCTGATATTTACACGCGCACTCATGCTCGACCTACGACGCAGGCACACCAAGGCGGCACAGGGCTTTGCGTGA
Coding sequences:
- a CDS encoding formate dehydrogenase subunit alpha, producing MLLTKKSPATEATARSPFVHSLRRGLSQALPTMDRRAFLRRSGLGLGVGLAASQLTLVKKARAASKVGVGDGKIEVKRTVCTHCSVGCAIDAVVENGVWTRQEPVFDSPINLGAHCAKGASIREHGHGEYRLRYPMKLVNGKYERISWDTALKEIADRMLELRKASGPDSVYFIGSSKHSNEQAYLMRKFVSFWGTNNCDHQARICHSTTVAGVANTWGYGAMTNSYNDMQNSKVALYIGSNAAEAHPVSLLHMLHAKETGCKMIVVDPRFTRTAAKADEYVRIRSGSDIPFLFGLLYHIFKNGWEDKKYINDRVYGMEDVKKDVLAKWTPAAVEEACGVSEAQMIKVARMLHESRPGTIVWCMGQTQHTIGNAMVRASCILQLALGNVGKSGGGTNIFRGHDNVQGATDVGPNPDSLPGYYGVAEGAWKHFANAWGVDFEWIKQQYASPAMMTKPGITVSRWIDGVLEKNELIDQDQNLRGVFYWGHAPNSQTRGLEMKRAMDKLDLLVVVDPYPSATAAMAAMPGKPEDLNPNRAVYLLPAATQFETSGSCTASNRSIQWREKVIEPLWESRSDHMIMYQLAQRLGFDKELVKNYKMQKVKGMDEPVPEDILREINRSVWTIGYTGQSPERLKAHMRHMNAFDVKTLKCKGKVVDKETGYDMSGDYFGLPWPCYGTPELKHPGSPNLYDTSKHVMDGGGNFRANFGVEREGKSLLAESGSHSVGADITTGYPELDHVLLKKLGWWGELTEAEQKAAEGKNWKTDPSGGMIRVFMQNHGCHPFGNAKARAVVWNFPDPVPQHREPVYGTRPDLIAKYPTHDDQKNRWRLPILYKSLQQKNVADKVHEKYPLIMTSGRLVEYEGGGEETRANPWLAELQQEAFVEIHPKAAAERGIRNGERVWMSTPTGARINVQALVTERVGPDTVWMPFHFSGRWQGADMLSYYPKGAAPIVRGEAVNTATTYGYDIVTMMQETKTTICQIEKA